Below is a window of Halogeometricum rufum DNA.
CCACCGAGCCCCGTGTGACGAGGCACTCAACGCCCGAGTCGCCCTTCTGACCGTCTCCGGACGCACCGACTTCGACGAGTGACGACTCGGCGAGAGCCGACGGTATCCCGCTCGAAGACGGCCGCACGTTCGCCGAGGCAGTAGTGTCGCTCACCCAATACCGTGTCAGATATATTATACTGAGTCAGAGTGATTCCGAGCACGCTCTAATCGAGAAATCCCCTCGGAGCCGGCGTACTTTTCAGACGGTGAAGAGAGTTCGTAAATTCTGAATAGGACTTATGTATTTTAGATGAAAACATAATTTGCATGTCACGTCAGACAAACTCGTCGGAAAGGCGAAGAGGACGATGGGCCTTCGGACGACGCCCGTTCCTGCGCGGCGTCGTCGGTGCGACGACCGTGGGCGTCCTCGGTTCGGGCGCTGCGGCCGCACAGCAAGAGCCGGAGCTGAAGCTGGTGGGTGACCCGAACGGGAACGGTGACGGGTTCGGTCGCTCCGTCGCCGTCTTGGGCGGAACGCTGTTCGTCGGCGCGAACGGCGACGACGACTTGGGGCCGAACGCCGGCGCGGTGTACGTCTTCGAGCGGGAGGGCGGGGGGTGGAGTCGAGCGCAGAAACTCGTTGCCGGTGACGGCAACTTCGACGACGGGTTCGGCTTCTCCGTCTCCGTGAGCGGTGACACGCTGTTCGTCGGCGCGCCGTTCGTCGATACGGGCGGCTTCAACAGGGGTGCGGCGTACGTCTTCGAACGCGACACCGATACCGGAACGTGGTCTCAGGTACAGAAGCTTCAGCCGCCGGACACCAACACAAACGACTTCGTCGGAGTCGCCGTCTCCGTCGCCGATGACACCGCACTCGTAACGACGCGGAACGAAGAGGACAACGGCTTCGACGCCGGGTCCGCCTACGTCTACGAACGCGACGACGGCCAGTGGGAACAGATCGCCAAACTCTTCCCCGACGACCCGGCGTCGAACGACTGGTTCGGTTTCAGCGGCGCGCTCTCGGGAGCGACTGCGGCCGTCGGCGCGCCGCAGAAACAGAATCGGACCGGCGCGGCGTACGTGTTCGAACGGAGAGTGGGCTGGGGACAGACCGCGAAGCTGACGCCAGACGACGCGCTCGACCCCGGCGACGAGTTCGGGCGCGCCGTCGCCATCGACGGAAACCGAGTCGCCGTCGGCGCGTACCGCGACGACGACGAGGCGACGGACGCCGGGGCGGTGTACCTGTTCGAACGCGCCGGCAACGACTGGGAGCAAGCGGCGAAGCTGTACGCGGACGACGCCGCCGACGGCGACGAGTTCGGCTTCAGCGTCGCCGTGGCGGGTAACGAGGTGCTCGTGGGTGCGTGGCGGGCGGACGACGGCGGTACGGACTCCGGGGCCGTCTACCGGTTCCGCCGCCGGGGGCAGGGGTGGCGACAGGTCGCGAAGTACACCGCGTCGGACGCTGCCGCGGGCGACTACCTCGGGAACAGCGTCACCCTGCAGGGCGATACCGTGGTCGCGGGTGCGTACGGGGACGACAACGACAACGGCAACGCCGGCGCGGCGTACGTGTTCGACCGGTGAGGAGAGCCGCACCGGGCCGCCGCCGGTCGACGAGTCTAGACCCGACTCCCACCGCCGTCGAACCGGTCTCGCGGCGACGATGCGAGACGGAGGGCGAATCGCCTCCTCGCGCTCTTCCGTCACTTGCACCGGCTTACCGCGTGCGGACGGGGTAAAATCGCCTGATTTCGCGTTGAAAGACGGTGTACGTTAAGGGGGTCGGGCGTCCGAGAGAGACCGTGAACGAGCACCGCCCAGCGGACGACGACGTGGGTATCCTGCTCGTCGACGACGACCCCGCATTCGTCGAGGCCGCCGCGACGTTCGTCGGCCGCCACCTCCAGTCCGCCCACACGTACACCGCCGAGTCACCGGCCGACGCCCGCGCGTTTCTGGAGTCGAACGCGTCCGCCGTCGACTGCGTCGTCAGCGACTACGAGATGCATCGCGAGACGGGCCTCGACCTCCTCGAAACGGTCAGGGACGCCTATCCGAACCTCCCGTTCATCCTCTTCACGGGCAAGGGCTCCGAGGAAGTCGCCGGCGAGGCGTTCCGCGCCGGCGCCACCGACTACCTCAAGAAGGAGATGGGCACCGAGCAGTTCGAGGTGCTCGCCCGGCGCATCGAACAGGCCGTCACCGCGTCGCGCGCCACCCGGGAGGCGGCGCGGAACCGGAAACTGCTCGACACCGCTCTCGACGCCGTCGAGGACGTGTTCTACGTGTTCGACGCGTCGGGACAGTTCCTCCGCTGGAACGACGCGCTGGCCGACCAGACGGGGTACGCCGACGAGGCGATAGCGGAGATGCACCCGACGGAGTTCTTCGACGACGGCGACGCCGAACGCGTCGCCGAGGCCATCGCGGCCGTCCTCGACGGCGAGAGCGTGACCATCGAGGCGACGGTCCGGACGAAAGACGGCAAGTCGCGCCCGTACGAGTTCACCGGGTCGCTCCTCGAAGACGAGGCGGGCGGACCGTTCGGCGTCTGCGGCGTCGGGCGCGACCGGTCGAACCGCGCCCGCATCCACGAACTCGAAGCCGTCCTCGACGGTCTGGGCGTCCCGACGTTCGCCGTCGCCCCGGACGGGACGCTCGGCGACGTGAAAGGGGCCTGTGACCGACTCGGCGTCGACGACTCGCACGTCGGTCGACCGGCGTGGGACGTCCTCCCGTGGGACGCCGACTCGGCGCTGGCGACGGCGGTCGGCGAGACGAGGGCGACGGGCAGGTCCAGGACGGTTTCGGTCCCGTTGCCCGACGGGGGCGCCGTCGGCGCGACGTGTCTCTCGTCGAGGGCGGGCGTCTCGGTCCGCGTCTACCTGAGCGAGACCCCTAGCTGACGAACTTCAGCAGGTCGTCGCGTTTCTGCTCGTGGAAGTACGTCTGCAGCGATTCCAGAAGCGCGTCGATGCTCCCGCGCTTCGCGGTGACGGGCGCTATCACGTCCGACCACTGTTTCCACGGCGGCATCAGGCCGAGACGGTCACAGAGTTCGTCCAGTCGTTCGTCCCTGTCGTCGACTTTGTCCATCTTGTTCACCGCGACGACGGTGGGGACGCCGAGTTCACGGAGGAAGTGGAACATCTCCACGTCGTGGGGAATCTCGTCCGGGCCGGAGTGCCGGTCGATGATGTCCACGACGCTCTTGCCGTCCACGACGAGGACGGCGGCGAGGATGTCGTCGGCGTTCGACTCGAGGTAGCGGACGATGTCCGTCTTTATCTCCTCGCGGCGGGCCTCCTCGACGCCCGACATGAACCCGAAGCCGGGGAGGTCGGTGAACATGAAGCGCTCGCCGCTCCAGTCGAAGTGGTTCGGCTGTCGGGTCACGCCCGGCTTCTTACCCGTCGTGAACTTCGAGTGGCCGGTCAACTCCCGCATCAGCGTCGACTTCCCGACGTTAGAGCGCCCGACGAGGACGACCTCCTGACGGTCCGGGCGGTCTTCGAACATGTGCGACTGGAGGCCGTCCCGCCGGTTAACGCTGACGTTGCGGGCCGAATCGGTGCAGACCGTCTCGGTTCGGATACAGTCCCGTTTCGGACATAGTCTTATTACGGATGATGTGAACAGGAGGCACAGAGACCGATGTCAGAGACGACCGACCGACGACCGAACGGCCCCGAGTCCGGCGCGACGCCCGAGGAGTTCCAGCAGGCGCTCCGGGACGCCACCGCCCTCCTGTCCGACGACGTGGAGCGACCGGAGTCGTTCTTCCTCGCCATGCAGTACGGGAGCGGCACCGACTACGTCCACGCGCACGCCGACGCGAACGACGACCAGTTGGACGCGAAGGTGTACGACCTCCTGTCGCCGCTGGCCGTCCACGCCAGACAGGTCGCCGACGCGGCGAACGCCGACCCCGAGACGGTGCTGGAGTGCGCCGCCGAGATACTCGACAGCGTCGAGGAGCCCGACAGAGTCGGCGAGTGAGGCGACCGCCCGCGCCGACGGCCGTCCGACGCGCGCTCCCTCGGGAGTAGACCCTTGTAGTTCCCGCACCGAACGCCGGGGATGAGCGACATCTCCGAACTGCAGTCGCTGCTCGCGGACGCAGCGGAGTTGAACATCGTCTGTCACAACAACCCCGACCCGGACTGTCTCGCGAGCGCGTTCGCGCTCGGCCGAATCGCCGCGGACGCCGGGATAGACGAGCGTCGAATCCTCTACAGCGGCGACATCTCCCACCAGCAGAACCGCGCGTTCATCAACCTCCTCGAAATCGACCTCACGGCGTTCGACGCGGCTGCCGTGACGGACCGACCGGCCGACTCGCTGGTGGCGTTCGTCGACCACTCCCGCCCGGGTGCGAACAACGAAGTCCCGGAGGGGACGCCCGTCGACATCGTCATCGACCACCACCCCGCCGAGGACGTGGAAGCCCGGTTCGTGGACCACCGGGAGTCCATCGGCGCGACGGCGACCATCCTCACGCAGTACGTCCGCGAACTCGACCTCTCGCTCGACAGCGCCCTCGCGACCGCCCTCTTGTTCGCCATCCGACGGGAGACGCTCGGCTTCCTCCGCGGCGCGACCGAAGCCGAGTACGCCGCCGCCGGCCACCTCCACGGCCCGACGGACCGCGACCTGCTCCGGAGACTGGCGACGCCGTCGGTCAGCGGCGCCACCGTGGACGCCATCGCGGACGCGATTCGGAACCGAGACGTTCGGGGGTCGGTGCTCGTCTCCCACGTCGGTCGGACCAGCGAACGCGACGCACTCCCGCAGGCCGCCGACTACCTCGCCACCCTCGAAGGCGTTCAGACGGCCGTCGTGTACGGCATCGTCGACGACTCCATCCACCTGAGCGCTCGCTCGACAGACGCGCGACTCCACGTCGGGACGGTCCTCCGCGAGGCGTTCGGGGGCGTCGGGAGCGCCGGCGGCCACCGCGAGATGGCGGGCGGCGAGGTTCCCCTCGGCGTGTTCGCGGAGTACGACGACACCGCGCAACTGGTCGCGATGGTCGAGCGAGTGGTCACCGACAGGCTCGTGGACGCGCTCAAACTGTCGCGAGACGACGACTGAACCGGGGCGCGCCCGACCCGCGTGGCCGCCGGCCGCGGCGGCACCCGCCGGCGCGAGGTGAGGGACGTTCTAGTACTCGGCCCGGTAACTGCGAGCATGGACAAACAGGCGCTTCGAGAGCGCATCTGGGACGAGTTAGAGGAGAGCGGGGAGGCTCGGTTTCCGTATCCGCCGCACGGCAGAATTCCCAATTTCGACGGTGCAGACGAGGCGGCGGAACGGTTAGCAGCGAACGAAGCGTGGCAGGAGGCTGAGGTCGTCAAGTCCAATCCCGACTCCCCGCAACTTCCCGTGCGGCGGGCCGCGCTGCGAGCGGGAAAGACGCTCTACATGGCCGTCCCGCGATTGCGGGACGAGAAGTGTTTCCTCCGGTTGGACCCCGACGAGATAGCGGATATCGACCACGCGACGACCATCGGCGGATCGTCGGAGGTCGGTGTCCCGGTCGGTCCAGACGAGATGGAATCGATCGATCTGATCGTCTCGGGAAGCGTCGCTGTGAACGGTATAGGAGCGCGCGTCGGGAAGGGGGAAGGATACAGCGACCTGGAGTTCGCCATCCTTCGGGAGTTCGGACTCGTCGACGACGCGACGACGACGGTGACGACGCTCCACGAGATACAGTTCGTGGACGAGGCGATTCCGACTGCGTCGCACGACGTCCCGATAGAGTGGGTGTTCACGCCGGAAAGGAGCGTTCGCACGGACGCGTCGGGCGGGAAGCCGGAGGGTCTCGCGTGGAACGGCGTTGCCGACGAGCGACTCGACGAGATTCCGATACTGAACCGACTGGACCGCGAGTAGACCACCCTCGCACCGAGACGCACCCTCGCCGTCGCCCGGTGACGCGCCCGTAGACAGGGACGGTTCGGCGACCAGACAGAAATCGTATATGACTCGTCTGTCTGAAAAACACTTATCAGACGCTCTGTCGACAAGTTGGCATGCGTTCACATACCACCCCCTACGGTGCGTGGTGCGACAGTCGAACACGGCGTCGTGGGTCGCTCGGGGAGGTGAGACGGTATGAGTGACGACGGGAAGGGACTCGTCGCCGAGTTCCGCGAGGAGATCGACCCGACCGTCTTCCTGTTCGGGGCGTTGCTGACCGTGGGCGTCATCGTCGCGTTCTTCGTCAGCCCGAACGCCGTTGAGAGCGGCATCTCCTCGCTGAACGGGACGATGCTCGGGATGTTCAACTGGGCGCTCCTGCTCATCGTGTTCCTCGTCGTCGTCTTCCTGCTGTTCCTCATCGTCGGCCCGTGGGGAGCCATCAAACTCGGCGACGAGTCCCCCGAGTACAGCTTCCTCTCGTTCTTCTCGATGCTCTACTCCGCGGGCTTCGCGGCCGGCGTGGTGTTCTGGGGGCCGACCGAGGCGCTGTTCTACTACGCGAACCCCTCGCCGTTGTTCGAGGGCGTACAGGGGAGTTCGGCCGAGGCGATGACCATCGCCGTCCAGCAGACGATGTTCCACTGGGCGCTGCCCCAACTGGCCGTGTTCACCATCATGGGAATCGCCATCGGCTACTTCGCGTACAACTACGAGAACGTCCCGCTGCGCGTCTCCTCGGCGCTGACGCCCATCATCGGCGCGGACAACCTCGACGGCCCGGTGGCGAAAGTCGTCGACATCCTCGCCGTCTTCGCGACCATCGGCGGGGTGGCGACGTCGCTGGGCTTCATCGGCAGCCAGTTCGTCACCGGACTGGACTACCAGTGGGGAATCAGCATGGGGAACGTCGGCATCCTCCTCGTGGTGACGTTCATGACGCTCCTGTTCACGACGTCGATGGTACTCGGCGTCGACAAGGGGATTCGTCGACTCTCGAACTTCAACATGGTCCTGTTCGTCGTGCTCATGCTCTCGACGTTCCTCGTCGGCCCGACGCTGTTCTTGCTTCTGCTGGGCACGCAGGCGTTCGGCGGGATGGTGTCGGACTTCGTCGCGATGAGCCTCTTCACCGGCGCGGGGCCGATGGGCGCGGGGAACATGGAGTCGACGAACTGGATGAACGCGTGGACGGTGTTCTACTGGGCGTGGGCGCTCTCGTGGTCGCCGTTCGCGGGCCTGTTCATCGCCCGCATCTCGAAGGGCCGCACCGTCCGCGAAGTCGCGTTCACCGGCATCGTCGCGACGTCGGCGGCGACGATTCCGTGGTTCACGTTCATCGGCGGCACCGCCGTCTGGGCCCAGCACAACGGCGTCGCGGACTTCGGCGCGGTCATCGCCGGCGAGGCGGGCGCGGAGGTGTCCGGCTTCATCCTCTTCGAGGCGCTGCAGTTCACGCTGAACCTCGGCGGGGTATCGATGACGCTCCCCGTCGGGACGCTCCTGATGTACATGTTCCTGATACTC
It encodes the following:
- a CDS encoding FG-GAP repeat protein; this translates as MGDPNGNGDGFGRSVAVLGGTLFVGANGDDDLGPNAGAVYVFEREGGGWSRAQKLVAGDGNFDDGFGFSVSVSGDTLFVGAPFVDTGGFNRGAAYVFERDTDTGTWSQVQKLQPPDTNTNDFVGVAVSVADDTALVTTRNEEDNGFDAGSAYVYERDDGQWEQIAKLFPDDPASNDWFGFSGALSGATAAVGAPQKQNRTGAAYVFERRVGWGQTAKLTPDDALDPGDEFGRAVAIDGNRVAVGAYRDDDEATDAGAVYLFERAGNDWEQAAKLYADDAADGDEFGFSVAVAGNEVLVGAWRADDGGTDSGAVYRFRRRGQGWRQVAKYTASDAAAGDYLGNSVTLQGDTVVAGAYGDDNDNGNAGAAYVFDR
- a CDS encoding PAS domain-containing response regulator — encoded protein: MNEHRPADDDVGILLVDDDPAFVEAAATFVGRHLQSAHTYTAESPADARAFLESNASAVDCVVSDYEMHRETGLDLLETVRDAYPNLPFILFTGKGSEEVAGEAFRAGATDYLKKEMGTEQFEVLARRIEQAVTASRATREAARNRKLLDTALDAVEDVFYVFDASGQFLRWNDALADQTGYADEAIAEMHPTEFFDDGDAERVAEAIAAVLDGESVTIEATVRTKDGKSRPYEFTGSLLEDEAGGPFGVCGVGRDRSNRARIHELEAVLDGLGVPTFAVAPDGTLGDVKGACDRLGVDDSHVGRPAWDVLPWDADSALATAVGETRATGRSRTVSVPLPDGGAVGATCLSSRAGVSVRVYLSETPS
- the engB gene encoding GTP-binding protein EngB, which encodes MFEDRPDRQEVVLVGRSNVGKSTLMRELTGHSKFTTGKKPGVTRQPNHFDWSGERFMFTDLPGFGFMSGVEEARREEIKTDIVRYLESNADDILAAVLVVDGKSVVDIIDRHSGPDEIPHDVEMFHFLRELGVPTVVAVNKMDKVDDRDERLDELCDRLGLMPPWKQWSDVIAPVTAKRGSIDALLESLQTYFHEQKRDDLLKFVS
- a CDS encoding DHH family phosphoesterase yields the protein MSDISELQSLLADAAELNIVCHNNPDPDCLASAFALGRIAADAGIDERRILYSGDISHQQNRAFINLLEIDLTAFDAAAVTDRPADSLVAFVDHSRPGANNEVPEGTPVDIVIDHHPAEDVEARFVDHRESIGATATILTQYVRELDLSLDSALATALLFAIRRETLGFLRGATEAEYAAAGHLHGPTDRDLLRRLATPSVSGATVDAIADAIRNRDVRGSVLVSHVGRTSERDALPQAADYLATLEGVQTAVVYGIVDDSIHLSARSTDARLHVGTVLREAFGGVGSAGGHREMAGGEVPLGVFAEYDDTAQLVAMVERVVTDRLVDALKLSRDDD
- a CDS encoding 5-formyltetrahydrofolate cyclo-ligase gives rise to the protein MDKQALRERIWDELEESGEARFPYPPHGRIPNFDGADEAAERLAANEAWQEAEVVKSNPDSPQLPVRRAALRAGKTLYMAVPRLRDEKCFLRLDPDEIADIDHATTIGGSSEVGVPVGPDEMESIDLIVSGSVAVNGIGARVGKGEGYSDLEFAILREFGLVDDATTTVTTLHEIQFVDEAIPTASHDVPIEWVFTPERSVRTDASGGKPEGLAWNGVADERLDEIPILNRLDRE
- a CDS encoding BCCT family transporter, whose product is MSDDGKGLVAEFREEIDPTVFLFGALLTVGVIVAFFVSPNAVESGISSLNGTMLGMFNWALLLIVFLVVVFLLFLIVGPWGAIKLGDESPEYSFLSFFSMLYSAGFAAGVVFWGPTEALFYYANPSPLFEGVQGSSAEAMTIAVQQTMFHWALPQLAVFTIMGIAIGYFAYNYENVPLRVSSALTPIIGADNLDGPVAKVVDILAVFATIGGVATSLGFIGSQFVTGLDYQWGISMGNVGILLVVTFMTLLFTTSMVLGVDKGIRRLSNFNMVLFVVLMLSTFLVGPTLFLLLLGTQAFGGMVSDFVAMSLFTGAGPMGAGNMESTNWMNAWTVFYWAWALSWSPFAGLFIARISKGRTVREVAFTGIVATSAATIPWFTFIGGTAVWAQHNGVADFGAVIAGEAGAEVSGFILFEALQFTLNLGGVSMTLPVGTLLMYMFLILVTTFFVTSADSSTLAVSMMTTGGKARPSTINRIFWGVVLGLTAAILMILGGTGSANTLQQAAIITGTPFAFVCFLALLSLMKDFGSNYGRVLLQDETVLVGSSRKSEPDPPGAGDPVESDDD